GTTGCCAAAATGTTTGTTAAAGAAATTTTTGGAGGCTTAGATCCAAAGAAAAAACCAAGCGCTTCTACCTTCGATAATAAATATAAATATGGTGAAATGCTTGTTGAAAAAAACATTACGGTTTATTCAACTTGCGAGCACCATTTATTACCCATTGTTGGAAAAGCTCATATTGCTTATATTTCAAGTGGTTCGGTAGTTGGTTTATCTAAAATGAACCGTATTGTAGATTATTATGCAAAACGCCCACAAGTGCAAGAGCGTTTAACCATCCAAATTGTAAAAGAACTTCAAGAAGTTTTAAAAACCCAAGATGTAGCTTGTGTGATTGATGCAAAACATTTATGCGTAAATTCTAGAGGTATCAGAGATGTTGATAGCAGCACCGTAACCTCTGAATTTGGAGGAAAATTTAAAGAAGAAACTACGCGTAGGGAGTTTTTGGATTATATAAAGTTAGACACAAAATTTTAAATTTGGGTGAGTTGTTTAGTTGTATGTTGTTAAGTCGTAACTAAAAATCAACTTAACGACTAAACGACAAACAACAAATAATTAAACAATAACTAAGATGCATGAATATTCATTTGAAAAATTAGAAGTTTGGAAAGAAGCTATAAAACTAAGCACCAGCATATACAAAATCACTCAAACTTTTCCCGATAATGAAAAATTCGGATTAATTTCTCAAATGCGTCGATGTTCTGTTTCAATTTCATCAAATATTGACGAAGGCACAGCTAAATGAACCAATACAGATAAAGTAGATTTTATGGCTTTATCTTAATAGTGCTTCCTTAGAGCCTTTAAACCAAGCTATTGTTTCAAAAGAATTTGAATTTATTTCTGAAAAACTTATAAAATTACTAGATTTGAAGTTAAATCCATAACCAACTAAATAAACGCTTTACGAAATCATTTTCTCAAATCATAGCATATTAACGACTTAACAACAAACAACTCACGACTTACCACCCATGCAGTTATTCCAAAGCAACCAAATAAAAATATACAATTCACTTACAGGTAATAAAGAAATTTTTAAACCTATTAACGAAGGTTATATAGGCATGTATGTTTGCGGACCAACGGTTTATAGCAATGTGCATTTAGGAAACGTGAGAACATTTATGTCTTTTGATATGATTTTTCGTTACCTAAAACATCTAGGTTACAAAGTACGTTATGTGAGGAATATTACAGATGCGGGCCATTTAGAGAATGATGCCGATGCCGGTGAAGATAAAATAACCAAAAAAGCCCGTTTAGAACAAATAGAACCTATGGAAGTCGTACAACGCTACACCGTAGATTTTCATAGTATTTTAAATACTTTCAACTTTTTACCACCTAGTATCGAACCAACGGCTACGGGACATATTATTGAACAAATTGAGCTTATTAAAGACATTATAACTAACGGATATGCTTATGAAGTAAACGGTTCTGTTTATTTTGACGTTCATAAGTTTAATGAAACCAACGATTACGGAAAGCTAAGCAAGCGTAAACTTGAAGATTTAATCCACAACACACGTGAATTAGACGGACAAAGTGATAAAAAAAATCCGCAAGATTTTGCCCTTTGGAAAAAAGCCGAACCGCAACATATTATGCGTTGGCCTTCGCCTTGGGGTGATGGATTCCCTGGTTGGCATTTAGAATGTACCGCTATGAGTACCAAATACCTTGGCGACCAATTTGATATTCATGGTGGTGGTATGGATTTAAAATTTCCGCATCACGAATGTGAAATTGCACAAAACGAAGCCGCAAAAGGACTATCACCTGTCAACTATTGGATGCATGCCAATATGTTAGAGTTAAATGGACAACGCATGTCTAAAACCACAGGAAATACGGTAAATCCAGATGAATTGCTTTCAGGTAACAACAAATTCTTTAGTAAAGCATTTGCACCAAGTGTGATTCGGTTTTTTATGGCGCAAGCCCATTATAGAAGCGTGCTTGATTTAACAGATGACGGCTTATTGGCTAGTGAAAAAGGGTTTTATAGATTGATGGACGCCATTAATCTTTTAAGGGAGTTAAAACCTTCTGAAACTTCTTCAATAAATATAAACGCATGGAAACAGACTTGTTATGATGCCATGAACGACGATTTCAATTCACCAATTTTAATTGCCCATTTATTTGAAGCTGTAAAATATATCAATCAAATTAAAGACGGTTCTGAAACTATAAGTCCAGAAGATTTGTCACTTTTAAAAGTTACTATTGATG
This genomic window from Mariniflexile sp. TRM1-10 contains:
- the folE gene encoding GTP cyclohydrolase I FolE, which translates into the protein MKIKNNIEEFDSLGDDHIGTSSDTPLRSDAFKLTNEEKIDIIKDDVRHIMETLGLDLTDDSLNGTPNRVAKMFVKEIFGGLDPKKKPSASTFDNKYKYGEMLVEKNITVYSTCEHHLLPIVGKAHIAYISSGSVVGLSKMNRIVDYYAKRPQVQERLTIQIVKELQEVLKTQDVACVIDAKHLCVNSRGIRDVDSSTVTSEFGGKFKEETTRREFLDYIKLDTKF
- a CDS encoding four helix bundle protein; the encoded protein is MHEYSFEKLEVWKEAIKLSTSIYKITQTFPDNEKFGLISQMRRCSVSISSNIDEGTAK
- the cysS gene encoding cysteine--tRNA ligase, which translates into the protein MQLFQSNQIKIYNSLTGNKEIFKPINEGYIGMYVCGPTVYSNVHLGNVRTFMSFDMIFRYLKHLGYKVRYVRNITDAGHLENDADAGEDKITKKARLEQIEPMEVVQRYTVDFHSILNTFNFLPPSIEPTATGHIIEQIELIKDIITNGYAYEVNGSVYFDVHKFNETNDYGKLSKRKLEDLIHNTRELDGQSDKKNPQDFALWKKAEPQHIMRWPSPWGDGFPGWHLECTAMSTKYLGDQFDIHGGGMDLKFPHHECEIAQNEAAKGLSPVNYWMHANMLELNGQRMSKTTGNTVNPDELLSGNNKFFSKAFAPSVIRFFMAQAHYRSVLDLTDDGLLASEKGFYRLMDAINLLRELKPSETSSININAWKQTCYDAMNDDFNSPILIAHLFEAVKYINQIKDGSETISPEDLSLLKVTIDAFVFDILGLESTSKTESGTDKLSSAVAILIKLRQEARANKDFALSDKIRDELAEAGIQLKDGKEGTTFSLS